From the Deinococcus misasensis DSM 22328 genome, one window contains:
- a CDS encoding AAA family ATPase: MLTSVRFQNFLSLQDVQVDLEPLTVIVGPNSCGKSTLLDGINRVLKLKLNPLKRMFLSKEESFDVNKIYSPEAFLNWKLGVRQSMEMRLLGDKYNIDLSFYKSETRNKWMVKGLDGLGLLDGNENMSYSELRDQEVYLMMMADDVFLCSPSVSRISAASYSPLEIPILESNGSGLATIISGIINDSPEDFINIQNFIKMVIPNIVKIKIRREKIKSDNWFNKEYINKFPESVIGDKLIIDFKESKDIRAEYASEGTLISIFLITCMFLFKGPGIILVDDIDRALHPKAIKDLFSAIREIQKLNPELQIIATTHSPYLLDHLKPEEVRIATLDPERGTVIAKLTDHPEFEKWKEVMAPGEFWSYAGEDWVLKRNQESHE, translated from the coding sequence ATGTTGACCTCGGTTCGATTTCAGAATTTTCTGTCGCTTCAGGATGTGCAGGTGGATTTGGAGCCATTGACAGTGATTGTTGGACCCAATTCATGTGGGAAAAGTACACTTTTGGATGGAATTAATCGAGTTCTAAAACTAAAATTAAACCCTCTAAAAAGAATGTTTTTGTCTAAAGAAGAATCTTTTGATGTAAATAAAATTTATAGCCCTGAGGCATTTTTGAATTGGAAATTGGGTGTGAGACAATCTATGGAGATGAGATTGTTAGGAGATAAATATAATATAGATTTATCATTTTATAAATCAGAAACTAGAAATAAATGGATGGTAAAAGGATTAGACGGACTTGGTTTGTTGGATGGTAACGAAAATATGAGCTATAGTGAGCTTCGCGATCAAGAAGTTTATTTGATGATGATGGCAGACGATGTATTCCTGTGTTCGCCTTCTGTATCTAGAATATCTGCTGCTTCGTATAGCCCCCTAGAAATTCCTATTCTGGAATCAAATGGATCTGGATTGGCTACCATTATATCTGGAATCATTAATGATTCCCCGGAAGATTTTATAAATATACAAAATTTTATAAAAATGGTCATTCCAAATATAGTGAAAATTAAGATTCGGAGAGAAAAAATTAAAAGTGATAATTGGTTCAATAAAGAATATATCAATAAATTCCCTGAAAGTGTTATTGGGGATAAATTAATAATTGATTTCAAGGAATCTAAAGATATTCGTGCAGAATATGCCAGTGAAGGAACGCTAATATCAATTTTTCTTATCACATGTATGTTTCTCTTCAAAGGTCCTGGTATCATATTGGTGGATGATATAGACAGAGCACTGCATCCAAAAGCCATAAAAGACCTTTTCTCTGCCATTCGTGAAATCCAAAAGCTCAATCCAGAGCTTCAGATCATTGCCACCACCCACTCGCCATACCTGTTGGATCACCTCAAGCCAGAGGAAGTCCGAATTGCCACCCTTGACCCAGAGCGAGGCACAGTGATTGCCAAACTCACCGATCACCCAGAGTTTGAAAAATGGAAAGAAGTGATGGCCCCAGGAGAATTCTGGAGTTACGCAGGTGAAGACTGGGTGCTCAAGAGGAATCAAGAAAGCCATGAGTGA